One window from the genome of Daphnia pulex isolate KAP4 chromosome 9, ASM2113471v1 encodes:
- the LOC124203055 gene encoding extensin-2-like isoform X2, translating into MKFIILVALFAVTAAYDSPKYESMKYAAPAAPKYEAPVPKYEAPAPKYEAPAVKNEAPAPKYEAPAPKYEAPAPKYEAPAPKYEAPAPKYEAPAVKYVAPAPKYEAPAPKYEAPKYEAPAPAVYVAPAPVYVTPKYVKPKYEEVKYDPRPYRFGYEIKDEESYADFSFSEKSDGHVVSGSYRVVLPDGRTQIVNYRADKNGNVATVTYEGEAKYPEFVEPEYKPKPYVAPVYTAPAYKAPAYVAPAPAYVAPAPAYVAPAPAYVAPAPAYKAPVVYAAPAYVAPAPVAYVAPTTQAYVAPAYEAPTTTAAYFPAPTTAAYAAPAYVAPTTAAPAYKAPAYSAPEY; encoded by the exons ATGAAG TTCATCATTCTCGTAGCCCTTTTCGCCGTCACGGCCGCTTATGACTCTCCTAAATACGAGTCCATGAAGTACGCAGCTCCAGCAGCACCTAAGTATGAAGCTCCTGTACCCAAATACGAAGCCccggctcctaaatacgaagcCCCAGCTGTCAAAAATGAAGCCCCagctcctaaatacgaagccccagctcctaaatacgaagcCCCGGCTCCTAAATATGAAGCCCCagctcctaaatacgaagcCCCGGCTCCTAAATATGAAGCCCCAGCTGTTAAATACGTAGCCCCAGCACCTAAGTACGAAGCTCCAGCTCCTAAGTATGAAGCTCCCAAGTACGaagctcctgctcctgctgtgTACGTGGCTCCAGCTCCCGTGTACGTGACTCCAAAGTACGTGAAGCCGAAATACGAAGAAGTCAAATAC gACCCACGCCCCTACAGATTTGGTTATGAAATCAAGGACGAAGAATCTTACgccgatttctccttttccgaGAAGAGCGACGGTCACGTAGTCAGCGGCTCCTACCGCGTCGTTCTCCCCGACGGACGCACTCAGATCGTCAACTACAGAGCCGACAAGAACGGAAACGTCGCCACCGTCACCTACGAAGGTGAGGCCAAATACCCGGAATTCGTCGAGCCCGAGTACAAACCCAAACCCTACGTCGCTCCGGTTTACACTGCCCCGGCCTACAAAGCTCCCGCTTAC GTTGCGCCAGCACCCGCTTACGTTGCGCCAGCACCCGCTTATGTTGCGCCAGCACCCGCTTACGTTGCGCCAGCACCCGCGTACAAGGCTCCAGTTGTCTACGCTGCTCCGGCTTATGTTGCTCCCGCTCCCGTTGCTTACGTTGCCCCGACTACCCAAGCATATGTGGCTCCAGCTTATGAAGCTCCGACCACCACAGCCGCATACTTTCCAGCTCCGACCACCGCCGCTTACGCTGCTCCGGCTTACGTGGCTCCAACTACCGCTGCCCCCGCATACAAAGCTCCCGCTTACTCCGCCCCGGAATATTAG
- the LOC124203055 gene encoding extensin-2-like isoform X3 translates to MKFIILVALFAVTAAYDSPKYESMKYAAPAAPKYEAPVPKYEAPAPKYEAPAVKNEAPAPKYEAPAPKYEAPAPKYEAPAPKYEAPAPKYEAPAVKYVAPAPKYEAPAPKYEAPKYEAPAPAVYVAPAPVYVTPKYVKPKYEEVKYDPRPYRFGYEIKDEESYADFSFSEKSDGHVVSGSYRVVLPDGRTQIVNYRADKNGNVATVTYEGEAKYPEFVEPEYKPKPYVAPVYTAPAYKAPAYVAPAPAYVAPAPAYVAPAPAYKAPVVYAAPAYVAPAPVAYVAPTTQAYVAPAYEAPTTTAAYFPAPTTAAYAAPAYVAPTTAAPAYKAPAYSAPEY, encoded by the exons ATGAAG TTCATCATTCTCGTAGCCCTTTTCGCCGTCACGGCCGCTTATGACTCTCCTAAATACGAGTCCATGAAGTACGCAGCTCCAGCAGCACCTAAGTATGAAGCTCCTGTACCCAAATACGAAGCCccggctcctaaatacgaagcCCCAGCTGTCAAAAATGAAGCCCCagctcctaaatacgaagccccagctcctaaatacgaagcCCCGGCTCCTAAATATGAAGCCCCagctcctaaatacgaagcCCCGGCTCCTAAATATGAAGCCCCAGCTGTTAAATACGTAGCCCCAGCACCTAAGTACGAAGCTCCAGCTCCTAAGTATGAAGCTCCCAAGTACGaagctcctgctcctgctgtgTACGTGGCTCCAGCTCCCGTGTACGTGACTCCAAAGTACGTGAAGCCGAAATACGAAGAAGTCAAATAC gACCCACGCCCCTACAGATTTGGTTATGAAATCAAGGACGAAGAATCTTACgccgatttctccttttccgaGAAGAGCGACGGTCACGTAGTCAGCGGCTCCTACCGCGTCGTTCTCCCCGACGGACGCACTCAGATCGTCAACTACAGAGCCGACAAGAACGGAAACGTCGCCACCGTCACCTACGAAGGTGAGGCCAAATACCCGGAATTCGTCGAGCCCGAGTACAAACCCAAACCCTACGTCGCTCCGGTTTACACTGCCCCGGCCTACAAAGCTCCCGCTTACGTTGCGCCAGCACCCGCTTAT GTTGCGCCAGCACCCGCTTACGTTGCGCCAGCACCCGCGTACAAGGCTCCAGTTGTCTACGCTGCTCCGGCTTATGTTGCTCCCGCTCCCGTTGCTTACGTTGCCCCGACTACCCAAGCATATGTGGCTCCAGCTTATGAAGCTCCGACCACCACAGCCGCATACTTTCCAGCTCCGACCACCGCCGCTTACGCTGCTCCGGCTTACGTGGCTCCAACTACCGCTGCCCCCGCATACAAAGCTCCCGCTTACTCCGCCCCGGAATATTAG
- the LOC124203055 gene encoding extensin-2-like isoform X4 — MKFIILVALFAVTAAYDSPKYESMKYAAPAAPKYEAPVPKYEAPAPKYEAPAVKNEAPAPKYEAPAPKYEAPAPKYEAPAPKYEAPAPKYEAPAVKYVAPAPKYEAPAPKYEAPKYEAPAPAVYVAPAPVYVTPKYVKPKYEEVKYDPRPYRFGYEIKDEESYADFSFSEKSDGHVVSGSYRVVLPDGRTQIVNYRADKNGNVATVTYEGEAKYPEFVEPEYKPKPYVAPVYTAPAYKAPAYVAPAPAYKAPVVYAAPAYVAPAPVAYVAPTTQAYVAPAYEAPTTTAAYFPAPTTAAYAAPAYVAPTTAAPAYKAPAYSAPEY, encoded by the exons ATGAAG TTCATCATTCTCGTAGCCCTTTTCGCCGTCACGGCCGCTTATGACTCTCCTAAATACGAGTCCATGAAGTACGCAGCTCCAGCAGCACCTAAGTATGAAGCTCCTGTACCCAAATACGAAGCCccggctcctaaatacgaagcCCCAGCTGTCAAAAATGAAGCCCCagctcctaaatacgaagccccagctcctaaatacgaagcCCCGGCTCCTAAATATGAAGCCCCagctcctaaatacgaagcCCCGGCTCCTAAATATGAAGCCCCAGCTGTTAAATACGTAGCCCCAGCACCTAAGTACGAAGCTCCAGCTCCTAAGTATGAAGCTCCCAAGTACGaagctcctgctcctgctgtgTACGTGGCTCCAGCTCCCGTGTACGTGACTCCAAAGTACGTGAAGCCGAAATACGAAGAAGTCAAATAC gACCCACGCCCCTACAGATTTGGTTATGAAATCAAGGACGAAGAATCTTACgccgatttctccttttccgaGAAGAGCGACGGTCACGTAGTCAGCGGCTCCTACCGCGTCGTTCTCCCCGACGGACGCACTCAGATCGTCAACTACAGAGCCGACAAGAACGGAAACGTCGCCACCGTCACCTACGAAGGTGAGGCCAAATACCCGGAATTCGTCGAGCCCGAGTACAAACCCAAACCCTACGTCGCTCCGGTTTACACTGCCCCGGCCTACAAAGCT CCCGCTTACGTTGCGCCAGCACCCGCGTACAAGGCTCCAGTTGTCTACGCTGCTCCGGCTTATGTTGCTCCCGCTCCCGTTGCTTACGTTGCCCCGACTACCCAAGCATATGTGGCTCCAGCTTATGAAGCTCCGACCACCACAGCCGCATACTTTCCAGCTCCGACCACCGCCGCTTACGCTGCTCCGGCTTACGTGGCTCCAACTACCGCTGCCCCCGCATACAAAGCTCCCGCTTACTCCGCCCCGGAATATTAG
- the LOC124203055 gene encoding extensin-2-like isoform X1 encodes MKFIILVALFAVTAAYDSPKYESMKYAAPAAPKYEAPVPKYEAPAPKYEAPAVKNEAPAPKYEAPAPKYEAPAPKYEAPAPKYEAPAPKYEAPAVKYVAPAPKYEAPAPKYEAPKYEAPAPAVYVAPAPVYVTPKYVKPKYEEVKYDPRPYRFGYEIKDEESYADFSFSEKSDGHVVSGSYRVVLPDGRTQIVNYRADKNGNVATVTYEGEAKYPEFVEPEYKPKPYVAPVYTAPAYKAPAYVAPAPAYVAPAPAYVAPAPAYVAPAPAYVAPAPAYVAPAPAYKAPVVYAAPAYVAPAPVAYVAPTTQAYVAPAYEAPTTTAAYFPAPTTAAYAAPAYVAPTTAAPAYKAPAYSAPEY; translated from the exons ATGAAG TTCATCATTCTCGTAGCCCTTTTCGCCGTCACGGCCGCTTATGACTCTCCTAAATACGAGTCCATGAAGTACGCAGCTCCAGCAGCACCTAAGTATGAAGCTCCTGTACCCAAATACGAAGCCccggctcctaaatacgaagcCCCAGCTGTCAAAAATGAAGCCCCagctcctaaatacgaagccccagctcctaaatacgaagcCCCGGCTCCTAAATATGAAGCCCCagctcctaaatacgaagcCCCGGCTCCTAAATATGAAGCCCCAGCTGTTAAATACGTAGCCCCAGCACCTAAGTACGAAGCTCCAGCTCCTAAGTATGAAGCTCCCAAGTACGaagctcctgctcctgctgtgTACGTGGCTCCAGCTCCCGTGTACGTGACTCCAAAGTACGTGAAGCCGAAATACGAAGAAGTCAAATAC gACCCACGCCCCTACAGATTTGGTTATGAAATCAAGGACGAAGAATCTTACgccgatttctccttttccgaGAAGAGCGACGGTCACGTAGTCAGCGGCTCCTACCGCGTCGTTCTCCCCGACGGACGCACTCAGATCGTCAACTACAGAGCCGACAAGAACGGAAACGTCGCCACCGTCACCTACGAAGGTGAGGCCAAATACCCGGAATTCGTCGAGCCCGAGTACAAACCCAAACCCTACGTCGCTCCGGTTTACACTGCCCCGGCCTACAAAGCTCCCGCTTACGTTGCGCCAGCACCCGCTTATGTTGCGCCAGCACCCGCTTATGTTGCGCCAGCACCCGCTTACGTTGCGCCAGCACCCGCTTATGTTGCGCCAGCACCCGCTTACGTTGCGCCAGCACCCGCGTACAAGGCTCCAGTTGTCTACGCTGCTCCGGCTTATGTTGCTCCCGCTCCCGTTGCTTACGTTGCCCCGACTACCCAAGCATATGTGGCTCCAGCTTATGAAGCTCCGACCACCACAGCCGCATACTTTCCAGCTCCGACCACCGCCGCTTACGCTGCTCCGGCTTACGTGGCTCCAACTACCGCTGCCCCCGCATACAAAGCTCCCGCTTACTCCGCCCCGGAATATTAG